Sequence from the Pseudomonas sp. 7SR1 genome:
GCCAATGCTGTTCAAGGGAACCTTGTGTCGCGCAGCCAGGGCCTGGACACTGGTGATCCCGGGAATGACCTCGAATTCGAAATCGCAACGCCCTGTATCGAGAATCGCCTGCAGGATACGAACCGTGCTGTCGTACAACCCCGGGTCGCCCCATACCAGGAACCCGCCACACTGCCCATCGGACAGTTCTTCGTCGATCAGTCTTTCGAAAGTCGCCTGCTTGGCACGGTTGAGTTGTTCGACACTGTCCAGGTAGTCCCGGTCGTCGCGTTGGCGTTCAGGACTGTAGGCTTCGACGAAACGATACGTGCGATCCACGATGTAACGCCTACAGATTTCATGCCGCAGATCCATCAGCTTTTGCTTGTCGGCCCCTTTGTCCATGAGAAAGAACACGTCGACCCGGTTCAGGGCTTTCACCGCCTGC
This genomic interval carries:
- the cobF gene encoding precorrin-6A synthase (deacetylating); this encodes MKKLSVIGIGAGDPDYLTMQAVKALNRVDVFFLMDKGADKQKLMDLRHEICRRYIVDRTYRFVEAYSPERQRDDRDYLDSVEQLNRAKQATFERLIDEELSDGQCGGFLVWGDPGLYDSTVRILQAILDTGRCDFEFEVIPGITSVQALAARHKVPLNSIGGSLEITTGRRLASGQAGQASSRVVMLDAEDAYRQVNDPDVYIYWGAYVGTPDEILIAGRLGEVADDIERTRKAARQANGWIMDTYLLRKP